Proteins from a genomic interval of Luteibacter pinisoli:
- a CDS encoding TatD family hydrolase: protein MHDLVDTHAHLDDASFDADRSPMFDRAAAAGVRRWIVPAIDRGNWEAVEHVCRAREGAYPAYGLHPLVIDKHRDEHLVELPDWLESHGAVAVGEIGLDFYVEGLDPERQRDVFVRQLHIAKEHDLPVIVHARRAFEETIHTLRRIGGLRGVVHSFAGSEEQARQLFEMGFHIGIGGPVTYDRANRIRRVVAQMPLEWLLLETDAPDQPCAHRRGERNEPAFMVDVLETIASLRDTDAAGIAAATTANAARLFALA, encoded by the coding sequence GGACCGCAGCCCGATGTTCGATCGCGCGGCCGCGGCGGGCGTGCGGCGCTGGATCGTACCGGCCATCGATCGCGGCAACTGGGAAGCCGTCGAGCATGTGTGTCGCGCGCGTGAAGGCGCGTATCCAGCGTACGGATTGCACCCGCTCGTGATCGACAAGCATCGCGACGAGCACCTGGTGGAACTGCCGGACTGGCTGGAAAGCCACGGCGCCGTCGCCGTCGGCGAGATCGGCCTCGACTTCTATGTGGAAGGCCTGGACCCGGAACGCCAGCGCGACGTGTTCGTTCGCCAGCTGCACATCGCGAAGGAACACGACCTTCCCGTGATCGTGCATGCGCGACGCGCCTTCGAGGAAACCATCCACACCCTGCGTCGCATCGGTGGCTTGCGTGGCGTGGTGCACAGCTTCGCGGGCAGCGAGGAGCAGGCACGGCAGCTGTTCGAGATGGGCTTCCACATCGGCATCGGCGGCCCGGTGACCTATGACCGCGCCAACCGGATCCGCCGCGTGGTGGCGCAGATGCCGCTGGAATGGCTGTTGCTGGAAACCGACGCCCCCGATCAGCCCTGCGCGCATCGCCGGGGCGAGCGCAACGAGCCGGCCTTCATGGTCGATGTCCTCGAGACCATCGCCAGCCTCCGCGACACCGACGCCGCCGGGATCGCCGCGGCCACCACCGCCAACGCTGCGCGGCTCTTCGCCCTCGCCTGA
- the phaR gene encoding polyhydroxyalkanoate synthesis repressor PhaR yields MAQTLRIIKKYPNRRLYDTEISSYITLEEVRQLVLDGEHFEVRDAKSGEDLTRSVLLQIIAEHEEHGQPMLSSQLLSHIIRFYGDSLQGFMGPYLERSLQVFLDQQQQFRNQLNNLMGQTPWSMLNEMTERNLDVWKSMQRGFLDAATAKPAPATQAPPRGGKKPS; encoded by the coding sequence ATGGCACAAACCCTTCGCATCATCAAAAAGTATCCGAATCGTCGTTTGTACGATACGGAAATTTCGAGCTACATCACGCTGGAAGAAGTCCGCCAGCTGGTCCTCGACGGGGAACATTTCGAGGTCCGCGACGCCAAGTCGGGCGAGGACCTCACCCGTTCGGTGCTGCTGCAGATCATCGCGGAGCACGAGGAACACGGCCAGCCGATGCTCTCCTCGCAGCTGCTCTCGCACATCATCCGTTTCTACGGGGATTCGCTGCAGGGCTTCATGGGGCCTTACCTGGAGCGCAGCCTGCAGGTCTTCCTCGACCAGCAGCAGCAGTTCCGCAACCAGCTCAACAACCTGATGGGCCAGACGCCCTGGTCCATGCTCAACGAGATGACCGAGCGCAACCTCGACGTCTGGAAGTCGATGCAGCGTGGGTTCCTCGATGCGGCCACGGCCAAGCCGGCACCGGCCACCCAGGCACCGCCGCGCGGCGGCAAAAAGCCCAGCTGA
- a CDS encoding efflux RND transporter periplasmic adaptor subunit, with the protein MSATPNDTTPPAESGNAPKDKRKRGRALLVALVVFVLAAAAWILLWLFVFSTRETTDDAYVGGNQVGISAQVPGIVVGVFADDTQRVNAGQVLVKLDATDADIALRKATSALAQAVRQVRQQTQSAASADASLGARRQDLKRAQDDLKRRIPLLAEKAVAPEEVQHARDAVETAQSALESAQRQADAARALVDGADVDTNPAVQQARASFRQAWVSAQRNAIVAPIDGYVAQRSVQVGNSVQPGQQLMTVVPLHDLWVEANFKESQLRHVRIGQPAKVESDIYGGGVEYHGHVIGLGAGTGSAFSLLPAQNATGNWIKVVQRVPVRIALDANDLDKHPLRIGLSTAVKVDITDDKGDVLARAPSTTPVAQTTVYDEIAAKADAAADVIVQQNRGTNVP; encoded by the coding sequence ATGAGCGCCACACCGAACGACACGACGCCTCCTGCCGAAAGCGGCAATGCGCCGAAGGACAAGCGCAAGCGCGGCCGCGCGTTGCTGGTCGCCCTCGTGGTCTTCGTGCTGGCCGCGGCCGCGTGGATCCTCCTGTGGCTGTTCGTGTTCTCCACCCGCGAAACCACCGACGACGCGTATGTCGGCGGCAACCAGGTAGGCATCTCGGCCCAGGTGCCGGGCATCGTCGTGGGCGTGTTCGCCGACGACACCCAGCGCGTCAACGCCGGCCAGGTGCTGGTGAAGCTTGACGCCACGGACGCCGACATCGCCCTGCGCAAGGCCACCAGCGCGCTGGCACAGGCGGTGCGCCAGGTGCGCCAGCAGACCCAGTCCGCCGCGAGCGCCGATGCCTCGCTGGGCGCCCGCCGGCAGGACCTGAAGCGCGCGCAGGACGACCTGAAGCGTCGCATCCCGCTGCTCGCCGAAAAGGCCGTGGCGCCGGAAGAAGTGCAGCACGCCCGCGACGCCGTGGAAACGGCGCAGTCCGCGCTTGAATCCGCGCAGCGCCAGGCCGACGCCGCACGCGCCCTCGTCGATGGTGCCGATGTCGACACCAACCCGGCGGTGCAGCAGGCGCGTGCCAGCTTCCGCCAGGCATGGGTCTCGGCCCAGCGCAACGCCATCGTCGCCCCGATCGACGGCTACGTCGCCCAGCGCAGCGTGCAGGTGGGCAATAGCGTCCAGCCCGGCCAGCAGCTGATGACGGTGGTGCCGCTGCACGACCTCTGGGTGGAAGCCAACTTCAAGGAAAGCCAGCTGCGCCACGTGCGCATCGGCCAGCCGGCGAAGGTGGAATCGGACATCTACGGCGGCGGCGTCGAATACCACGGCCACGTCATCGGCCTCGGTGCCGGCACCGGCAGCGCCTTCTCGCTGTTGCCCGCGCAGAACGCCACCGGCAACTGGATCAAGGTGGTGCAGCGCGTGCCCGTGCGCATCGCCCTGGACGCAAACGACCTGGACAAGCACCCGCTCCGCATCGGCCTGTCCACCGCCGTGAAGGTGGATATCACCGACGACAAGGGTGATGTGCTGGCCCGGGCCCCGTCGACCACGCCGGTGGCGCAGACCACCGTGTACGACGAGATCGCCGCCAAGGCCGATGCGGCCGCGGACGTGATCGTGCAGCAGAACCGCGGGACGAACGTGCCTTGA
- a CDS encoding efflux transporter outer membrane subunit gives MNPSLLRPALLAGALAVVLAACHVPAKIDHPGLRDDVPLAGLDAGHRAAGWPAAEWWRAYNDPQLDQLMQMALRGAPDLAQAKTRVDSAQQNIRVAAAQAGLRVDGSAQVARQRMSEHGLIPAQFLGFTWYNQADLGVQVRYDFDWWGKKRYTIESAIDSARAAEAERSAASLSIQAVVADTYLGWLTDEARVALADQLISARERALRIATLRVKQGVDVPDTVQQARGELSGAQQQKTALEGSAAIRRAALAALVGVSPNELPALSPRALPDVAPGLPDNIGTDLMARRPDIAASRWQVEAALRQTDAARAQFFPDVSLSAMAGLSSIDMDKVFNADSRVFALTPALHLPIFEGGALEANHGVTRAQLDAAVAQYNATVASAARDVSTQALSAQQLAARRVQQRDALDAATTLLASAKARAARGVRDDRESLATQATLLQQQDADTDLHGQALSTDIALTKALGGGYRAEVPNSPTTPSTDGNHTP, from the coding sequence ATGAACCCTTCCCTGCTCCGCCCGGCCTTGCTTGCCGGTGCGCTTGCCGTCGTGCTGGCGGCCTGCCACGTCCCGGCGAAGATCGACCACCCCGGCCTGCGCGACGACGTGCCGCTTGCCGGCCTCGATGCCGGCCACCGCGCCGCGGGCTGGCCGGCCGCCGAATGGTGGCGCGCGTATAACGACCCGCAGCTCGACCAGCTCATGCAGATGGCCTTGCGTGGCGCACCCGACCTCGCCCAGGCGAAGACGCGCGTGGACAGCGCCCAGCAGAACATCCGCGTCGCCGCGGCGCAGGCTGGCCTGCGTGTCGACGGCAGCGCACAGGTCGCGCGCCAGCGGATGAGCGAGCACGGCTTGATCCCCGCGCAATTCCTTGGCTTCACCTGGTACAACCAGGCCGATCTCGGCGTGCAGGTGCGCTACGACTTCGACTGGTGGGGCAAGAAGCGCTACACCATCGAATCCGCGATCGACAGCGCCCGCGCCGCCGAAGCCGAGCGCTCGGCCGCGTCCCTGTCGATCCAGGCCGTGGTTGCCGACACCTACCTTGGCTGGCTCACGGATGAAGCCCGCGTGGCCCTTGCCGACCAGCTGATCAGCGCACGCGAACGCGCCCTGCGCATCGCCACGCTGCGCGTGAAGCAGGGCGTGGACGTGCCGGATACCGTGCAGCAGGCGCGCGGCGAACTGTCGGGTGCCCAGCAGCAGAAGACCGCACTGGAAGGCTCCGCCGCCATCCGTCGTGCCGCCCTCGCCGCCCTGGTCGGCGTCTCGCCGAACGAGCTGCCGGCGTTGTCGCCACGCGCACTGCCCGATGTCGCCCCCGGGCTGCCGGACAACATCGGCACCGACCTGATGGCGCGCCGCCCGGACATCGCCGCCAGCCGCTGGCAGGTGGAAGCCGCGCTGCGCCAGACCGACGCCGCCCGCGCGCAGTTCTTCCCCGATGTGAGCCTGAGCGCCATGGCGGGCCTCTCGAGCATTGATATGGACAAGGTGTTCAATGCCGACAGCCGCGTGTTCGCGCTGACGCCCGCGCTGCACCTGCCGATCTTCGAAGGCGGCGCGCTGGAAGCGAACCATGGCGTCACCCGCGCCCAGCTCGACGCCGCGGTAGCCCAGTACAACGCCACCGTGGCCTCGGCCGCACGCGACGTCTCCACGCAGGCGCTCAGCGCCCAGCAACTCGCCGCCCGCCGGGTGCAGCAACGCGATGCACTGGACGCCGCGACCACGCTGCTCGCCAGCGCCAAGGCCCGTGCGGCCCGCGGCGTTCGCGACGACCGCGAATCGCTCGCCACCCAGGCCACCCTGCTCCAGCAGCAGGACGCCGATACCGACCTGCACGGCCAGGCCCTGTCCACCGACATCGCGCTGACCAAGGCCCTCGGCGGCGGCTACCGCGCTGAAGTCCCGAATTCCCCTACCACGCCCAGCACTGACGGAAACCACACCCCATGA
- a CDS encoding DHA2 family efflux MFS transporter permease subunit encodes MSDATATPDAVPAPAGPQPLHGLTLVLLTIAVAFSTFMEILDMTIVNVAVPHIAGSLGVSSNEGTWAISSYALASAVMQPLTGWIAKRFGEVKTFCFSVGLFVVFSMLCGLATSMPMLVVFRLLQGAGSGPMVALSLSLLLASYPKDKQGIALAMWAMTVVVAPIFGPILGGYLTDNFSWPWIFYINVPVGAAAGVITWAILRTRETKTVRAPIDSVGLVLLVVGVGCLQFMLDNGNDHDWFASPLILTLGLVAVVALTFLVIWELTAKYPVVDLSLFSRRNFTVGVTALSLGMLGFFGITVVFPLWLQTTLGYTATWAGLATAPVGILAFLMSPIIGKNIQRLELRAVVTFAFIVFAFTAFWFSTFNSGASFATLVLPRFVMGIGIACFFIPLNQIFLSGLRPDQIAGASGLANFCRTLASSVSTALTVTLWQHRGEAHHASLTEYVNPASPAATSYVGHLQNMGLHGQAQLTVLDQVVNREALTLAVNDVFWCCGILFLALIPILWLAKPPFGNAGGAAGH; translated from the coding sequence TTGAGCGACGCCACCGCCACTCCGGACGCCGTGCCCGCTCCCGCGGGCCCGCAACCCCTGCACGGCCTGACGCTGGTCCTGCTGACCATCGCTGTCGCGTTCTCCACGTTCATGGAGATCCTCGACATGACGATCGTGAACGTGGCGGTGCCGCATATCGCCGGCAGCCTGGGCGTCAGCTCGAACGAGGGCACCTGGGCGATCAGTTCGTACGCCCTTGCCAGCGCGGTGATGCAGCCGCTTACCGGCTGGATCGCCAAGCGTTTCGGCGAAGTCAAAACCTTCTGCTTCTCGGTCGGCCTGTTCGTCGTGTTTTCGATGCTCTGCGGCCTGGCCACGAGCATGCCGATGCTGGTGGTGTTCCGCCTGCTGCAGGGTGCGGGCTCGGGCCCGATGGTGGCGCTCTCGCTGTCGCTGCTGCTCGCCAGCTATCCGAAGGACAAGCAGGGCATCGCGCTGGCCATGTGGGCGATGACCGTGGTGGTGGCGCCGATCTTCGGCCCGATCCTCGGTGGCTACCTCACCGACAATTTCTCCTGGCCGTGGATCTTCTACATCAACGTGCCGGTGGGCGCGGCCGCGGGCGTCATCACCTGGGCCATCCTGCGCACGCGTGAAACGAAGACGGTGCGCGCGCCGATCGATTCCGTGGGCCTGGTGTTGCTGGTGGTCGGCGTGGGCTGCCTGCAGTTCATGCTGGACAACGGCAACGACCACGACTGGTTCGCCTCGCCGCTGATCCTGACGCTTGGTCTTGTCGCGGTGGTCGCACTGACCTTCCTGGTCATCTGGGAACTGACCGCGAAGTATCCGGTAGTCGACCTGTCGCTGTTCTCCCGGCGCAACTTCACCGTGGGCGTCACCGCGCTCTCGCTGGGCATGCTGGGCTTCTTCGGCATCACCGTGGTGTTCCCGCTGTGGTTGCAGACCACGCTGGGCTACACGGCCACCTGGGCCGGCCTGGCCACCGCACCGGTGGGGATCCTGGCCTTCCTGATGTCGCCGATCATCGGCAAGAACATCCAGCGGCTCGAGCTGCGCGCGGTGGTGACCTTCGCCTTCATCGTTTTTGCGTTCACGGCGTTCTGGTTCTCGACGTTCAACAGCGGGGCGTCGTTTGCCACGCTGGTGCTGCCGCGCTTCGTCATGGGCATCGGCATCGCCTGCTTCTTCATCCCGTTGAACCAGATCTTCCTGTCGGGCCTGCGCCCGGACCAGATCGCCGGCGCCTCGGGCCTGGCGAACTTCTGCCGCACGCTCGCCTCCAGCGTCTCGACGGCCCTGACGGTGACGCTCTGGCAGCATCGCGGCGAGGCCCACCACGCGTCGCTCACCGAATACGTCAATCCGGCCTCGCCGGCGGCGACGAGCTACGTCGGGCACCTGCAGAACATGGGCCTGCATGGGCAGGCGCAGCTCACCGTGCTGGACCAGGTGGTGAACCGCGAGGCCCTGACCCTGGCCGTCAACGACGTGTTCTGGTGCTGCGGGATCCTGTTCCTGGCCCTTATCCCCATCCTGTGGCTGGCGAAGCCGCCGTTTGGAAATGCGGGCGGCGCGGCGGGTCATTAA
- a CDS encoding MarR family winged helix-turn-helix transcriptional regulator — protein sequence MDALYQGVDRVADIIPGLPKCEVLLIRLLLLTGEALQRDVEAKLKPFDMNDSDFRTLMMLYSSADGSSTPSELCALAEQKPTNMTRITNLLAKRGLITRAHATHDRRQVVLKITAEGQHFVRQLLPPMFPEVISKFTCFSEAERKTFEQLLKKLALHLDPAETP from the coding sequence GTGGACGCCCTCTACCAAGGGGTCGACCGGGTCGCCGACATCATCCCCGGCCTGCCGAAGTGCGAAGTCCTGCTGATTCGCCTGCTCCTGCTGACGGGCGAGGCGCTGCAGCGCGATGTGGAAGCCAAGCTCAAGCCGTTCGACATGAACGACAGCGATTTCCGCACGCTGATGATGCTGTACTCCTCCGCCGACGGCAGTTCCACGCCGAGCGAACTCTGCGCACTGGCCGAGCAGAAGCCGACCAACATGACGCGGATCACCAACCTGCTGGCCAAACGCGGCCTGATCACGCGCGCGCACGCCACGCACGACCGTCGCCAGGTCGTGCTCAAGATCACCGCGGAAGGCCAGCATTTCGTCCGCCAGCTGCTGCCGCCGATGTTCCCCGAGGTCATATCGAAGTTCACCTGCTTCAGCGAAGCGGAACGAAAAACCTTTGAGCAGCTTTTGAAGAAGCTCGCCCTGCACCTGGATCCCGCGGAAACCCCATGA